The DNA window CGTGTCCTCGTCGGACAACGAAAACGACAGCAACTACGCCAACGACTACGCCACGCCGGGCTTCGCCGACACGCGCGCCTTCCAGCACAGCGACACCGCCATCAAGGTGGTCGACTTCACCGGCGACTACGAGCGCCCGCTGTGGGGCGGCTCGGCCAAGGCAGGCTACAAGGCCGCCAGCACCAAAAGCTCGTTCGACACCCTCTACACGGATATCGATCCATTGACGTCGATCGCCATCGTTAACCCGGCGCGCACCAACCGCTTCGAAGTCGACGAGACGGTGCTGGCGTTGTACGGCTCCTACCAGATGCGCCTGAGCGAAAATTGGGGCGCGCTGGCCGGTCTGCGCACCGAGTACACCGACATCGACATCCGCCAGATCACCAGCGGCACGGAGGACAAGAACAGCTACGTCAACTTCATTCCCAGCCTGTTCGCGACCTATAAAGTCAACGACACGGCAAATATGCGCTTCGCCTACGCGCGCCGCATCCGCCGCCCCGGCGCCAACGACCTCAATCCCTACCAGGTCTACCGCGATGAGTTCAACGTCTCTGCCGGCAATCCGCAGCTGATGCCGACGAAGACCGATTCGTTCGAAGTGGGCTACGAGACCAAGGTCGCCGGCCTGGAGACCAACCTGCGCGCCTACTATCGCGAGGACTCGGACGCCATCGTCGACTACCGCTACTTCATCGCCAACAACGTGCTGCTGACCACCAAGCAAAACGGCGAAGGTAGCCACTCGAGCGGGCTGGAATTCACCGTCAGCGGCAAGTTGCTGCCCAATTTGACGATCAACACCAGTGGCAACCTCGCGCGCAGCCAGCAGCGGTCGCAGGACGACACCGGTGTGTATAGCACGCGCACCGCCAATTCGCTGAGCGGCCGGCTGCGGTTGAACTACCAGTACAGCGCCCCCACGCAGATGCAGCTGGCGCTGCAGATGATGGGCAAGACCTTGTCGGGCCAAGGCTACCGCTCGCCGAACCGCACGCTCAACCTGAGCGCGCGCCATGCGTTGACGTCGCAACTGAGCCTGGTGGCCAACATCACCGATGTGCTGGATAAGAACAAGATGGAGACGGTCATTAACAGCAGCACCTTGCGCGAGACCAGCACGCGGCGGTTCGATGGCCGGGTGTTTTATGTGGGCTTGTCGTACCGTTTCGGCGGCGCCGGCGGCGCATCGTCGGAGCGTGAAGGCGGCGGCTTTGGACCGCGCATGGGACCGGGCGGACCAGGCGGACCTGGGCCAGGCGGCGGGCCGCCGGGCGCCTGATGCCCGGGAATCTGAAACGTTCTAAAACACGTAGGGCGGATTAGGCGGAACGCCGTAATCGGCCATCCATGAGCCGTCGGCGGCGCATGCATGGCCGATTACGGCTTCGCCTAATCCGCCCTACGTGTCTCCGAGGTCACTCGAGTGACCCCGTGTCGATTTACTTCACCACCGCCAGCTTCTCGCGCGTGGCGTTCTTGAACGTGTAGATGGTCAGCACGCCATCCTTCACATCGCCGCGCGCATCGAACGCGATATTGCCGGTCACGCCCTTGTACTGGATCTTCGCCAGCTCCGGCAGATACTTGGCCGGATCGGGCGAGCCGGCTTTTTGCATCGCCGCCACCATCGTCATCAGCGCGTCGTAGGTGTACGGCGCGTACGTCTGCACGTCGATCCCGTACCGCTTCTTGTACGCCACGCGGAAATCGGCCATGCCCTTCTCCTGCGACGGCTCCACCCCGCCCGCCTCCGCGCAGATCACCTGCCCGTCGCTCATGGCGTTACCCGCCAGGCGCGGCACCGAATCGGAACACATGCCGTCGCCACCCATGAACTTGATCGGGATCGCCAGCTGCTTCATCTGGCGCAGCATCGGGCCGGCCACGGCGTCCATGCCGCCGAAGAAAATCATATCCGGCTTGGTCGCCTTGACCGCCGTCAGGATGGCGCTGAAGTCGGTCGCCTTGTCGTTGGTGAACTGGGTCGACACGATGCTCGACCCGGTCGCCGCCCCGCCACGCTTGACGTTCTTGACGAATTCGTCGACCAGGCCTTTGCCGTAGGCCGTGCGGTCGTCGATGACGGCGATGCGCTTGGCCTTCACCTGCTGCATCGCGTAGCGGGCCAGCGCGGCGCCCAGCTGCTCGTCGTTGGCGACATTGCGGAAGGTGGTGTTGTAGCGCTGGCGCGTGTACTGCGGGTTGCTGGCCGACGGCGATATCTGCGGGATGCCGGCGTCGTAGTAAATCCGCGAGGCCGGAATCGAGGTGCCGGACGTCTCGTGCCCGATCACGCCCTGCACCCTGGCGTCCACCAGTTTCTGCGCGGCGGCCGTGGCCTGCTTCGGATCGGCGGCGTCGTCCTCCGCCTGCAGCACGATCTTGTATTTTTTGCCGCCGATGACCACGCCCTTGGCGTTGAGCTCATCGACCGCCATGCGGGCGCCGTTTTCGTTGTCCTTGCCCAGGTGGGCGATGGGGCCGGAGGTAGCCGCCACATGGCCAATCTTGATGATGTCTTCGGCCTGCGCGGCGGTGGCGCCGGTGGCCAGAACCAGCGCCACGGCGCCGGCGATCGTCGTTGTTTTTACTACAGTTGCTTTTGTTGGGAACTTCATACAATCCTCGTTGGTTAACTTGGCAAGGATACCATCCGACACCAGACTCTGCATTCCGTGCGTTGCTGCTGGTATAACTGAAGTAAAATAATTAATCGAAACATTTGCCTCCGGGATATCAATATGGCAATTTCCCAACGCATCGCGCGTTCAAAGCCTTTGGCCACCACGGCCATGCACGGCCGTGTCGACGCCATGAAGGCGCGCGGCGAGGACGTGATCGATTTTTCCATCGCCATCTCCCATTTCCAGGCGCCCGAGGCGGTGCTCGAAGCGACCCGCGCGGGCCTGCGCCAGCCGTCGCTGGCCTACACCGCCGTCGTCGGCGACGCGGCGATCCGCTCGCGGCTCGCCGCCAAGGCCGTCAAGGAAAATGGCATCGACGCCACGCCGGCCGACATCCTCGTCACCAACGGCGCCAAACAGGCGCTGTATCAGGCTTTATATGTCATGGCCGATCCGGGCGACCGCGTGATCATCTTCAAGCCGCACTGGCCGGCCTACGTGGCGACCAGCAAGCTGCTTGGACTTGAACCGGTGTTGGTCGACCTGCCCGACGTGATCACCGCCGAACTGTTGGACAGCCTGCCGCCCGCCAAGGTCCTGATCATCAACAACCCGCACAACCCGACCGGCGCCGTGCTCACGGCCGCCGAAATCGACTGCATCGGCGCCTGGCTCAAACGCACCGGCACCCACGCAATCGTCGACGAGAGCTACGAGAAGCTGATTTTCGACGGCGCCCATATCAGCCTGGCATCGCGCCCGGACTGGCGCGAGATCGGCGTCGTCACGCTGTTTTCGGCCTCGCAAAGCTACGCGATGATGGGCTGGCGCGCCGGCTTCGCGGTGGCGCCGCCGGATCTGGTGTCGGCCATGGAAACGCTGCAAGGTCCGATCACCGCCGCCGCGCCGATGCTGATCCAGCTGGCGCTGGCCGCCGCTTTCGAATCGGGCGAACCGCACGCGATGCTGGCCGACTACCGCGCCCGCCGCGATCTGGTGCTCGACCTGACCGCCGGCCTGCCCTGGCTGACGATGCGCCGCCCGGCCTCCGGCCCTTACCTGTGGGCCGACGTCTCGCCGCTGACGATGGACACCACCGCGCTGTCCGAACGGCTGCTGGCCGAGCGCTCGGTGGCGGTGATGCCGGGGGAGGCGCTGGGCATGCCCGGCTACATCCGCATCGGCTATATCTCCGACGACGTGGCCACGCTGCGGCGAGGCGTCAAAGCCATCGTCGATTTCGGCGACGCACTGTACCGCGCCCACTGACACGCTGTGGCCTTCCTCCTCTTCCAACTCAATAGCCTGCGCAGCCGGCTGATTTTACTGGTGGCGCTGGCGATCGCGCCGATCGCGGTGATGACCATCGTCAGTGGCGTGCGCGAACGGGAACACGCGATCCGCGTGGCCGAGGAAAACCTGCAGCAGCTGACCAACCTGGCCGCCGCCAACGAGGCGCAATCGATCGAAAGCGCGCGCCAGATCCTGCGCGACCTGGCCAGCGTGCCCGATCTGACGGGCGACCAGGCCCATTGCAGCCGCCTGCTGGCCAACATCCACAAACAGAATCCGGACTACGCCAACTTTGGCCTGGTCCAGTTGAACGGCGATGTCACCTGCACCGCCATCCCGTCCAAGACCATGGTCAATCTGGGAGACCGCACGCATTTCCGCCGCGCCGTCCACCTGCGCCGGTTTGTCGCCGGCGGCTACGTCTTCGGCCGCGTGATCCAGAAGCACACCGTCAACCTCACCTATCCGCTGCTCGACGAGGGCCAGCAGGTGCAGGCCGTGGTGTTCGCCGCGCTGGACCTGACCAAGCTCGATCGCTTCGTCGCCGACATCCAGCTGCCGCCCGGCTCCCTGCTGATGACCGCCGATTCCGACGGCAAAATCATCGCCCGCAAGCCCCATCCGGAGCAGTGGTTCGGCAAACAGGTGTGGCCGGAGATGCGCGCGGCCATGGCCGGCGAGCCGGGAAAACCTGTGCTGCTCACGGGCCCGGACGGCGTCGAACGGCTGCACCGCTTCGCCCGGGTCGGCAACAACGGGCTGTCCGACTACACGGTCACGATCGGCATTCCCGCCGACGACATCACCGCCGTGGCCCGCCGCGACCAGAAGCTCGACCTGCTGGCATTGGCGGTCACCCTGATCCTGGCGCTGCTGGCGGCGTGGTTCGTCGGCGACGTGCTGGTGCTGCGCCGGGTCAAGCGGCTGGCCACCACCGCCAACAGCATCGCGTCAGGCACCCTGGCCGCGCGCAGCGGCATCACCTACGGCAACGAGGAGATCAGCGAACTGGCGCGCGCGCTCGACGCCATGGCCGCCGCGCTGCAGGAAAAAGAGCGGCAGCACCTGCTGGCCGAGACCCAGCTGCGCCAGGCCGACCAGCGCAAGGACGAATTCCTGGCGATGCTGGCGCACGAACTGCGTAATCCGCTGGCGCCGATCAGCGCCGGGGCCCAGCTGCTCCAGAGCGGCAACGCCAGCCCGCAGGCGGTCGAACGCACCGCCGGCATCATCGTGCGCCAGGTCACGCACATGACCCGGCTGGTCGACGACCTGCTCGACGTCTCGCGCGTGACGCGCGGCCTGGTGACGTTGACGCGGGTGCCACTGAACGTGGCCGACGTCGTCGCCGACGCCATCGAACAGGCCGACCCGATGATGCGCGCCAAGCAGCACCGCTTCGACCTGGTGCTGCCGGAGACGCCGCTGCAGGTGATGGGCGACCATAAACGGCTGGTGCAGGTGCTGGTCAATGTGCTCAACAACGCGGCCAAGTACACGCCGGCCGGCGGCGTTATCCGTTTGCTGGTGCGCGCGGAGGCGGGCGAAGTCAAGATGGTCATCAGCGACAACGGCATCGGCATGTCGGACGAATTGCGCGGCCGCGTGTTCGAGCTGTTCGCGCAGGCCGACCGCAATTCCGACCGTTCGCAGGGCGGACTGGGACTGGGCCTGGCGCTGGTCAAGACGCTGGTCGAACTGCATGGCGGCACGGTGGTTGTCGACAGCGGCGGCGACCAGAAAGGCAGCACCTTCACCATCAAGCTGCCCGGCACGGCGGGCGCGCAGGCGCCGGTGGCGGCCAAGCCGGTGGCCGCGCCGCAAACGAAGCTGCACGTGCTGGTGGTCGACGATAACATCGACGCCGCGCAGACCTTGCAGCTGTTGCTGGAAACCGTCGGCCACGAGGTCTTCCTGGCCCATACCGCGCACGCGGGACTGGAGATCGCGCAGTCGGTCGCGCCGCAACTGTGCCTGCTCGACATCGGCCTGCCTGACCTCAGCGGCAACGACCTGGCGCGGGGGCTGCGCAAGCTGCCGCAGACCGCCAACGCCACCCTGGTGGCGGTGACCGGGTACGGGCGCCGCGAGGACCGCGAATTGGCCAAGGACGCGGGCTTCGATCATTACTTCGTCAAGCCGGTCGATGTCGACAGATTGCTCGCGGTGATCGCGACGCTGAACTAGACCTATTCCTTTAGGGGGACTGTACAAACACGCCCATCCAAATGATAATTACTCTCATTCTCATTTGCCATGGTCATCATGATTCATCTTCCCGCGCGCAAGCGTCTCGCCGCCGCCGTTCTCACCGCCCTCCACTGCCTGCCCTCGCAGGCCCAGACCGAAACGGAACTGCAAACAGTCGTCATCAGCGCCAGCGCCGACGCCTCGGCCGCCGGCCTGTCGAAGGCCTTCGCCGGCGGACAGGTCGCCAGGGGTGGGCGCGTTGGCCTGCTCGGCAACATGGACAACATGGACACACCGTTCAACAGCACCAACTACACGCAGCAGTTCATCCAGGACCAGCAGGCGCGCAGCGTGGCCGACGTGCTGCAAAGCGATCCCTCGGTGCGCGTGGCGCGCGGTTTCGGCAATTACCAGGAGATGTACATCATTCGCGGCTTTCCGGTCGCTTCGGACGATCTGGCCTACAACGGCTTGTACGGCGTGCTGCCGCGCCAGTACATCGCGGCCGAACTGCTGGAACGCGTGGAAGTGTTCAGGGGTGCCAACACCTTCCTCAACGGCGCCTCGCCGTCCGGCGGCGGCATCGGCGGCGCCATCAACCTGCTGCCCAAGCGCGCGCCCAACGTGCCGCTGACCGAAATCAGCGCCGGCCTGCAATCGGGACGTCAAACCCACCTGGCGGCCGACATCGCCCGCCGCTTCGGCGACGAAAACCGCATCGGCCTGCGTTTCAACGCCGTGCAGCGCAAAGGCGGCACCGCCATCGACGACGAACACCGCGAGCTGCAACTGGCCGCGCTGGGCGCCGACTATCGCGGACGCGGCTTCCGGCTGTCTGCGGACCTGGGCTGGCAGGGCAGTAAGCTAAGCAACGCCCGCCCGGCCGTCAACGTCGCCACCACCCTGCCGATTCCAGCGGCGCCGGACGGCAGCGCCAACTACGGCCAGCCTTGGGACTACTCCAGCGAGCGCGATGTCTTCGGCACCCTGCGCGGCGAGTGGGACGTGGCCAAGGACGTGGTGGCGTGGGCCTCGTTCGGCGGGCGACGCGGCCATGAACTCAATCGATTGGGCAGCACCCTGAACCTTACTTCCAGCGCCGGCGCCGGCAATATGCGCCGTTTCGACAACGCCCGCGAAGACGATATCAAAACCGGCGAACTGGGATTGCGCGCCGCGCTGCGCACCGGTCCTGTAAGCCACAAGCTGGCGGTGACGACGACCGGCTTCGATCTCGATTCGCGCAACGCCTACGCCACATCGTCCTATCAGGCGACGTCGCTGTACGACCCGCCGGTGATGGCCCTGCCGCTTCTGACCACGTTCGGCAACGCCATGTCCGACCCGCGCACCACCAACGAGGTAAAGCTGGTCAGCGGCGCGGTGGCCGACAGCATGGGCTTCCTCGACGACAGCGTGCTGCTGACGGTCGGCGTGCGCCATCAAAGAATCCGGCAGACCGGCTACGCCTACAACACGGGCAAGCAAAACGCCGACTACAGCGAGAGCGCCAACACGCCGATCGCGGCGCTGGTGTACAAGGCGTCGAAACAGGTGTCGCTGTACGCGAACTATATCGAGAGCCTGCAGCAAGGCGCGGTGGCCGGATCGACAGCCGTCAACGTCGGCCAGATTTTCGCGCCGTACAAATCGCGCCAGAAAGAAGTGGGCGCGAAGTACGACGGCGGCCGCTTCGGCGCCAATGTCGCGCTGTTCACCACCACCCAGCCGCAGGGCGTGCTGAACCCGGCAAGCAGGGTATTCGGCATCGATGGCGAGCAGCGCAACCGTGGCGCGGAATTCTCGGCCTTCGGCGAACCGCTGCGCGGACTGCGCGTGCTGGGCGGCGTGACTTTACTCGACGCCACGCAGGAGCGCACCGCCGGCGGCGCAACCGACGGCAAGGACGTCATCGGCATCCCCAAGTCGCAGGTCAATTTCGGCGTCGATTGGGATGTGCCGGGCATGCCGGGCCTGAGCCTGTCGGCGCGCGCGCTGCACACGGCGTCGCAGGCGGTCAACGCGGCCAATACACAGGAACTGCCGTCGTGGAACCGGCTCGACGCCAGCGCGCGATTCCAGCTCGATCTGGATGGCCGAACCTATACGCTGCGGGTGCGCGTCGACAACCTGACCGACAAGCGCTACTGGGCCTCCGCCGGCGGCTCTCAGGGCACCGGTTATCTGGTGCTCGGGGCGCCGCGCAGTTTCGCGCTCACGGCAAGCACGGAGTTCTAGCCAGCACCTTGGCGGCCAGCGCCAGGCCGCTCAACCACGCGTCCTCCACCCGGCCGCCACCCAGCCAGTCGCCGCACAGGCCGACCTGCACCGCAGGCAGCCACACAGCCTGCCGCGACGACGCCGCGCCGGCCTTGGCGTAACGCCAGCGGTGTGCGGTGACGGCTTCCGGCGCCGGACCGCCGAGCTTCGCGAAGGCGTCCAGCAGCAGCGCCGTCACAACCGTCTCGTCATCCTCGATGTGGACGGCGCTCCACTCCGCGCTGGCCTGCAGCACCCACACCTCGCTACCGGCACGGCCGGGTTTTGAACTGTCGCGCGCGATCCAGCGCAGCGGCCCGTCGTTGATGAAGGCGGCGTCGTACCCCGGCTTGTAAGGCTGCGCGAAACGCAGCATCAAGGTCCAGCTGGGCAGCATGGCGACGGCGTTCGACTGCATCGCCGTCAGTGGCAACAAGGGTTCCAGTAGCACGGCCGCCTGCGGCGCCGGCACCGCGAGCACCAGCGCGTCGTAACGCTCGGGATGCAAGCCATGCTCCTTCGAATGCAGGCGCCATCCTTCCTCCTCATGGCGCATATCATCGATGGTGACGCCGCTGTGCACCTGCAGGCCGCCGGCTAGCCACGCGGCCGGAGCGCTCATGCGCGGCACACCGACGAAGCGCACGACACTATCGGGCTCAGCCTTGCCGCCGCCGATGACGGCGATCTTCGGCTCCCACAGCGCGGCCACGCCGGCCGCCTCCCAGCGCGCGACCTCCTCGCGGAAGGCGTTGTCCCGCACCGTGAAGTATTGGGCGCCGTGGTCGCACTGCCAGCCGTCGGCGCGGCGGGTGCTCATGCGGCCGCCGGGGCCGCGCGCCTTCTCGAATACCGTCACGCGGCAACCCGCGTTCTGCAAATGCCGTCCGCATGACAGGCCGGCCAACCCGGCTCCGACCACCGCCACATTAAGACGTGTTTCAGGCATGGCGATGAGTCCTTTTCGATATAAAGTCCAAAGTATAAAGAGAAGAACGCGGCGGCAGAAGGCTCGGCGAGCTTTCAGCGGTTCAATTTCGGTTCAAGCGACACGATGACCCGCAAACTGCTAGAATGCGGAAAATAGCGAAAGAGGAGCAACATGTCGAAAGCCGAACCGAAACCAGAATTGAAGCCCACAGGCTATCGCAGCGGCGTGGCCGCGCGGCTGGCGGGCCTGCCGGTGGAAACACTGCGCGTGTGGGAGCGCCGCTACGGCGTCTCCGATGTCGACCGCTCGCCACACGGCCAACGCCTGTACTCGGCCGACCAGGTCCGCCGGCTGGGCCTGCTCAAGCGCGTGGTCGACCAGGGACACGCGATCGGCACCGTGGCCCGGCTTGCGGCCGATGAACTGATCGCGCTGGCCGGCGCCGCGCCTTCGCCCGCCGCCCCCGGCGCCGCCACGCAAACGATCAAGATCGCGGTGGCAGGCGCCGGTTTGGCGCGCCGCCTTAGCGCCATCCGCACTTCGCCGGAGCTCGATATCGTCGCCAGCTGCTTCCAGCTCGAAGGCGCGGCAGAGGCCATGGCCGGCGTAACGGCCGACGTGCTGCTGATCGAATCGTCCGAGATGAGCGCCGACGCGCTGCCGCAAATCCAGGCAGCGCGCCGCGCGATGCAGGTGCGCACCGTGGTGGTTCTGTACCGTTTCTGCGATAGCGCGACCGTTCGCCGCTTGCGTGAACATGGCTGCCTGGTGGCGCGCGCGCCGTCCGACGCCGCCGAAGTGGCGGTTTTATGCAGCACGGCGCTGACTGGCGCGGCGCGTCCGCCGCCAGGTCCGATCACGGCGGCGCCACCGCGCCGCCTCGACGACCAGGCACTGGCGGCGCTGTCGTCGGCCTCTTCCAGCATCAATTGTGAGTGCCCTCGCCATCTGGCGGATATACTGATGATGCTGGCAAGTTTCGAACGCTATAGCTACCAGTGCCAAAATCGCAACGCCAGCGACGCGGCGCTGCACGAAGACCTGGGCCGCAGCGCCGGCCACGCGCGCGTTATGATGGAGCAGGCGCTGGAACGACTGGCGTATGCCGAAGGCCTGCCCCTGCCCGACAAGCAGTGAAACACCACCGCACCCGCAGTTGTACTAGCAGTTGTACTCTTAATTTGAATTTCTGATTGGACTACCGCATGACCACCGAGCAGCCTCCGGCATATCGCCCTGCCACCACCACCGCCTCCGAGCGCATCCGCGCGCGCCTGATCGCCAGCAACACGCGCTTTCATGCCAACGACAATATCGCCGCCTACATCGAACCCGGTGAGCTGGACCAGCTGCTGGACGAAGTTAGCGGCCATATGCAGAAGGTGCTGGAGAGCCTGGTCATCGACACCGTCAGCGACCATAACACGCAGGATACCGCGCGCCGCGTCGCCAAGATGTACATGAACGAGGTGTTCGGCGGCCGCTACGTCGACATGCCGCCAGTGACCGAATTCCCCAACGCCGCCAACCTGAACGAGTTGATGATCATCGGCCCGATCACGGTGCGCAGCGCGTGCTCGCACCATCTGTGCCCGGTGATCGGCAAGGTCTGGATCGGCGTCATGCCGAACCAGCACTCCAACCTGATCGGCCTGTCCAAATATGCGCGCCTGGCCAGCTGGATCATGAGCCGGCCGCAGATCCAGGAAGAGGCGGTGGTTCAATTGGCCGATCTGCTGCAAGAGAAAATGCAGCCGGACGGCCTGGCCGTTATCATGGAGGCGGACCACTTTTGCATGCAGTGGCGCGGCGTCAAGGACATGGACGCGCGCATGATCAATAGCGTCATGCACGGCTCCTTCCTCAAGGACCCGGCCCTGCGGCGCGAGTTCCTGTCGCTGATCAAACGCTGATATCACGGGAGAATACGAATGCTCGTCCGACTTTTGTACGCCAGCCGCGCGGCCGCAGATACCCAAACGGGCGCGGTCACGGCCATCATGCAGCACTCGCATGCCTACAATCCCAAGCACGGCATCACCGGCGTGCTGTGCCATAGCGACCGCGCCTACCTGCAGGTCATCGAGGGTGGGCGCGACCAGGTCAACCGCCTGTACGGGAAGATTTTGCGCGACACGCGCCATACCGACGTGGTGCTGCTGCATTACGAGGAAATCTGCGAACGCCGCTACTCCGGCTGGACCATGGGGCAGACCAATTTGAACAAGCTCAATCCGGGCACGTTGCTGCGCTACTCGGCGACGGCGGAGTTCGACCCGCATTCGCTGTCGGGGAAAAGCTCCCTGGCGTTGATCGATGAGCTGATGGCTGCGGCGGCGGTATTGGGCCGCGCCTGATGCGCGGACTCGGGCCCGCGACCAACACGAATCGCGGAGACACGTAGGGCGGATTAACGCAGCGTAATCGGCCATCGTCGAGCCGCTGGGGCGCATCGCTGGCCGATTACGGCGTTCCGCCTAATCCGCCCTACGTGTTTTAGAAGCGCTCACAATTCACCTTATTTCCAGCCTTGACGCCAATTGGCGCCGTCGGCCAACTCGCGCCACGGCATCGTTTGCCGGCGGCGCGAATGCACCGCCTCCAGCACGATCTCCTCCACCGCCCCGCCCTCCCGCACCGGCTCGACCAGCTCCACCACCATGAAATGCTTTTCCTTGTTGCTCGGCGTGACCGCCGTCCACTTGCTCAGCCTGAGTTTTTGAGGACTCAAGCGCAGCGCGGGCGCTGGCTTTGTTGTCATGGCATCCATCATCACTCCCCTCGAAGCCGTTTGAACCGCCATTGAACCATTTTTGCGGCACAATCGCAATGCGCACGCTGGACGGAGGATTTTTCTTCCTCTAAGGTGGCCGCATGAACCGCACCAGCAAACCCACACTCAAGCTCATTCTGGGCGACCAACTGAACTGCCAGCACAGCTGGTTCGCCCAAACGCGCGACGACGTGGTCTTCGTGATGATGGAAGTGCGTCAGGAAACCGACTACGTGCTGCACCACGCGCAAAAGATCATCGCCATCTTCGCGGCCATGCGCGATCTGGCGCGGCGGCTGCGGGAGAACGGCCACCGCGTCCACTATCTGACCATCGACGATCCCGGCAACCGTCAATCGCTTCCCGCGAATCTCGATCATCTGATCGCGCACTACGAGGCGGCGGCCTTCCGCTGGCAGGCGCCGGACGAGTACCGGCTGGACCGCCAGCTAGCCGACTACGCCGCCGGCCTGTCCATCCCGTCCACAATGGACGACACCGAGCATTTCTACACCGACCGCGACGAGGCGGCCGCGCTGTTCGAAGGCCACGACAACTGGCTGATGGAACGCTTCTACCGCCACATGCGCCTGCGCCACCAGGTGCTGGTGTCGGAAACAGGCAAGCCCGCCGGCGGCCAATGGAACTTCGACCACGACAACCGCGAAGCCTGGAAAGGCATGCCATGGGAACCGGCGGATCTGCGCGGGCGCCACGACCACAGCGAACTATGGAACACGATACAGGCGGCCGGCGCGCGCAGCTTCGGCGAACCGAACGCCAACGATTTCGGCTGGCCGCTGAACCGCGACGAGGCGCTGGAGCAGTTGGAGCGCTTTGTCAAACACGCCTTGCCGCATTTCGGCCAGTTCCAGGATGCGATGAGTTTCAAGGCTTGGCGCCTGTTCCATTCGCTGCTGTCGTTCGCGATGAACAGCAAGATGCTCGATCCGCGCACGGTGATTGGGCGGGTCGAGGCGGCGTGGCGCGACGGCGCCGTGCCGCTGGCGTCGGCCGAGGGCTACATCCGCCAGATACTGGGCTGGCGGGAATATGTGCGCGGCGTGTATTGGCACCGCATGCCGGGTTACGACCGGCTCAACGCCTTCAACCACACCACGCCACTGCCGCACTGGTTCTGGTCGGGCGAAACACGCATGCGCTGCATGGCGACGGCGATCGGGCAGTCGCTGGAACACGCGCACAGCCACCATATCAACCGGCTGATGGTGATCGGGAATTTCTCGCTGCTGGCGGGGTTGTCGCCTTATGAGCTGCACCAGTGGTATCTGGGCGTGTACATCGACGCTTTCGAGTGGGTCGAGCTGCCCAATACACTGGGCATGAGCCAGTACGCCGACGGCGGCCTGCTCGCCACCAAGCCATACGTTTCAAGCGCGGCATATATAGATCGTATGAGCGACTACTGCAAGGGATGCCACTACGACAAGAAGGCGCGGATCGACGAGAGGGCCTGTCCCTACAACGCGATGTACTGGGATTTCTTCGAGCGCAATCGCAACTCGTTGGGGAAGAACAATCGACTCAACATGGTTTATCTACAGATCAAACGCATGGATAAACCCGCATTGGACGCAT is part of the Oxalobacteraceae bacterium OTU3CAMAD1 genome and encodes:
- a CDS encoding ATP-binding protein translates to MAFLLFQLNSLRSRLILLVALAIAPIAVMTIVSGVREREHAIRVAEENLQQLTNLAAANEAQSIESARQILRDLASVPDLTGDQAHCSRLLANIHKQNPDYANFGLVQLNGDVTCTAIPSKTMVNLGDRTHFRRAVHLRRFVAGGYVFGRVIQKHTVNLTYPLLDEGQQVQAVVFAALDLTKLDRFVADIQLPPGSLLMTADSDGKIIARKPHPEQWFGKQVWPEMRAAMAGEPGKPVLLTGPDGVERLHRFARVGNNGLSDYTVTIGIPADDITAVARRDQKLDLLALAVTLILALLAAWFVGDVLVLRRVKRLATTANSIASGTLAARSGITYGNEEISELARALDAMAAALQEKERQHLLAETQLRQADQRKDEFLAMLAHELRNPLAPISAGAQLLQSGNASPQAVERTAGIIVRQVTHMTRLVDDLLDVSRVTRGLVTLTRVPLNVADVVADAIEQADPMMRAKQHRFDLVLPETPLQVMGDHKRLVQVLVNVLNNAAKYTPAGGVIRLLVRAEAGEVKMVISDNGIGMSDELRGRVFELFAQADRNSDRSQGGLGLGLALVKTLVELHGGTVVVDSGGDQKGSTFTIKLPGTAGAQAPVAAKPVAAPQTKLHVLVVDDNIDAAQTLQLLLETVGHEVFLAHTAHAGLEIAQSVAPQLCLLDIGLPDLSGNDLARGLRKLPQTANATLVAVTGYGRREDRELAKDAGFDHYFVKPVDVDRLLAVIATLN
- a CDS encoding FAD-dependent oxidoreductase, whose product is MPETRLNVAVVGAGLAGLSCGRHLQNAGCRVTVFEKARGPGGRMSTRRADGWQCDHGAQYFTVRDNAFREEVARWEAAGVAALWEPKIAVIGGGKAEPDSVVRFVGVPRMSAPAAWLAGGLQVHSGVTIDDMRHEEEGWRLHSKEHGLHPERYDALVLAVPAPQAAVLLEPLLPLTAMQSNAVAMLPSWTLMLRFAQPYKPGYDAAFINDGPLRWIARDSSKPGRAGSEVWVLQASAEWSAVHIEDDETVVTALLLDAFAKLGGPAPEAVTAHRWRYAKAGAASSRQAVWLPAVQVGLCGDWLGGGRVEDAWLSGLALAAKVLARTPCLP
- a CDS encoding TonB-dependent receptor; amino-acid sequence: MIHLPARKRLAAAVLTALHCLPSQAQTETELQTVVISASADASAAGLSKAFAGGQVARGGRVGLLGNMDNMDTPFNSTNYTQQFIQDQQARSVADVLQSDPSVRVARGFGNYQEMYIIRGFPVASDDLAYNGLYGVLPRQYIAAELLERVEVFRGANTFLNGASPSGGGIGGAINLLPKRAPNVPLTEISAGLQSGRQTHLAADIARRFGDENRIGLRFNAVQRKGGTAIDDEHRELQLAALGADYRGRGFRLSADLGWQGSKLSNARPAVNVATTLPIPAAPDGSANYGQPWDYSSERDVFGTLRGEWDVAKDVVAWASFGGRRGHELNRLGSTLNLTSSAGAGNMRRFDNAREDDIKTGELGLRAALRTGPVSHKLAVTTTGFDLDSRNAYATSSYQATSLYDPPVMALPLLTTFGNAMSDPRTTNEVKLVSGAVADSMGFLDDSVLLTVGVRHQRIRQTGYAYNTGKQNADYSESANTPIAALVYKASKQVSLYANYIESLQQGAVAGSTAVNVGQIFAPYKSRQKEVGAKYDGGRFGANVALFTTTQPQGVLNPASRVFGIDGEQRNRGAEFSAFGEPLRGLRVLGGVTLLDATQERTAGGATDGKDVIGIPKSQVNFGVDWDVPGMPGLSLSARALHTASQAVNAANTQELPSWNRLDASARFQLDLDGRTYTLRVRVDNLTDKRYWASAGGSQGTGYLVLGAPRSFALTASTEF
- a CDS encoding MerR family transcriptional regulator gives rise to the protein MSKAEPKPELKPTGYRSGVAARLAGLPVETLRVWERRYGVSDVDRSPHGQRLYSADQVRRLGLLKRVVDQGHAIGTVARLAADELIALAGAAPSPAAPGAATQTIKIAVAGAGLARRLSAIRTSPELDIVASCFQLEGAAEAMAGVTADVLLIESSEMSADALPQIQAARRAMQVRTVVVLYRFCDSATVRRLREHGCLVARAPSDAAEVAVLCSTALTGAARPPPGPITAAPPRRLDDQALAALSSASSSINCECPRHLADILMMLASFERYSYQCQNRNASDAALHEDLGRSAGHARVMMEQALERLAYAEGLPLPDKQ